One window of Pleurodeles waltl isolate 20211129_DDA chromosome 3_1, aPleWal1.hap1.20221129, whole genome shotgun sequence genomic DNA carries:
- the LOC138285070 gene encoding uncharacterized protein isoform X2: MVVADCGNFSRAPGVADAANLLKQIILWSACAMSVVYGARSGDSTGEREGLIAQKFNRQPQMPTLLHQPNNVWIHLAQEVLNISHFCMSNMQSVQDLITTCLVAVPTPAAVLLHIFNNTNQDGMVDVSDVRSHLSLYEYCRHCPEVGRRLWRDMTFILTFNISNGDVCYSLTCDPMKIGKCAQLKLEKRDKNLTAAQRTLCHSRNDLTCLNVNNSMFCQHVVPAASHIQNVKLPKGWLFSCGNLSFTYIPANLTGGPCAWSRLGFLMFPMDTALHPRYTRDTIQLPTDCDSEISLLSKTEYVSLAGSIVGMPGLAVYNTRVINKLACLVVKNINYTSAALAELLLDVQGIRRAALKNRASIDYLLLKHNHGCSDFEGLCCFNLSDHSISINSHIEALHKLVKGVQQDVDKGWWDWAFGWLPNLGQLRYIFGVIIIITVILISLCCCIQCVPNLLSQCRPRALPFQLIGYT, encoded by the coding sequence atcatcctgtggagtgcctgtgccatgagtgtggtgtatggagcccgttctgGAGACTCCacaggggagcgggaggggctcatagcccaaaaattcaaccgtcagccgcagatgccgacgctactgcatcaaccgaacaatgtttggattcatctagcgcaggaagtgctgaatatatctcacttctgtatgagtaacatgcaaagcgttcaagatctgattaccacttgtctagtggcagtgcccactcctgctgctgtattattgcacatctttaacaatacaaaccaggatggaatggtggatgtgagtgacgttcgctcccatctgtcactctatgagtactgccgtcattgcccggaggtgggcaggcggttgtggagggaCATGACAtttatactcacgtttaacatctcaaatggggatgtgtgctattcgttgacttgtgatcctatgaaaataggtaaatgtgctcagctcaaattggagaaaagagacaaaaacttaactgctgcacaacggacgttgtgccactcacggaatgacctgacctgtttgaatgtaaataattcaatgttttgccagcatgtggtgcctgctgccagccacattcaaaatgttaagttgcctaaaggttggctcttttcttgtggtaacctttcttttacttatattccagcaaatctaaccggagggccttgtgcctggtcacgcttaggctttctcatgtttcctatggatactgctctacaccctcgctataccagagacactattcaattacctacggactgtgattctgaaatttcattgctttccaaaacagaatatgttagtttagctggttctatcgtagggatgccaggacttgcagtatataataccagagttattaataaacttgcatgtttagtagtcaagaatattaactatacatcagctgccttagctgagctgttattagatgtacagggaattagaagagctgctttgaagAATCGCGcttctattgattatttactgcttaaacacaaccatggctgcagtgattttgaagggttgtgttgcttcaatttatccgaccactccatatcaatcaactcccatatagaggccctgcataagttagtgaagggggtgcagcaggatgttgacaaggggtggtgggattgggcttttggatggctgcctaatttaggccaactgcgttatatctttggtgtaatcattatcataacagttattttaatttcgttatgttgttgtattcagtgtgtgcctaaccttctatctcagtgtcgcccaagagccttgccatttcagcttataggatatacttag